The nucleotide window GAAATATAGGAATgagattttgattgttttatgtttgagaaatgatgttctttatcttatttgaagtattcaaaatatgaacaagtgaagaaacattataagaatgtgaaaaaaaaaagaaggaataaataaatggtaGGAAAAGTTCATGGGAGAATTCTTTAAGtgagttaaaagaagaaaattgattaaaactatatgttgaaaatgaggtgacaaatgaatgaaaattttggtgtaaacccaattaaataaaagatattacgTGCTTCAAATTTAGGCACTTAGGAGAAGTGATAATGGATTAATAATGTAGTGCAATCTGACTGATTCAGGAGTTGTACCAGGAGCAGGGCATTAGGCAAGAGGAGTCGGGCCATCACGAGTAGACGGTAAGTGATTCatcactttcttttaaaatttaaagtttcattATTAGTTATGAGTTGTTTATGACATGTTGATATGGAAGAAGTAGATGAAGAAACTGTTGGTATTATAATTGAATTACCGGTTGGTTAGTATAGAATTACCGGTTTGTATGAATTACTGGTTGGCTAGTAGGAATTACCGGTTAGTTGATATGAATTACCGGttggtatggaattaccggttggtTAGTATAGAATTACCGGTTGGTATGGAATTACCAGTTGTATTGGCTATTTATAGAGAATAgccggatgttgggtaattcgtatggaattacctgTTTATATTGGCTAATGATAGAGAATAGCTGGATGttaggtaattcgtatggaattaccggttagaTTGGCTATTTATAGAGAATAGctggatgttgggtaattcgtatggaattaccggtttgATAGTTGGCTATATAAGAGGGTTAGCCGGGTTTGAGATAAAATTTGtgaattaccaaattaaaaattaagcaatgAGTGTTGGTTACAGAGGTCCTATAAGTATAggattaataaattatgaatgggttattaatgttgatatatAGTAAATTGGTGATGAaagataatttgatatattttgaagacTTGTGAACATAATAGCTTTATCATCTTTAATGTGTTatctttcttatttcttattaatgttatgtatACAGGTTTTTCACGAGGTGATACGGAGCGTTAAATATGGGCTTTGTGTTTTAATCTGTTTATTTTATGGGATGTAatatatttgctttatatgtaatttgtatTATATGTAGATTGTAATATATGTATCATGAAGATGTTTTGCTTTTGGTACTTATACATTTAAAATGTATGAGTAAGgaactaatattattaaactattcAAAAAGAATATTTAGTAATTATAATCATGCATGTTTAAAAGATGAATGCATGTTAGTGTAATAATTAGTTCAATATGAatcttttgagtttataattgtttgtagttaatgtgttatttgttgatgatgtaaggttgagaaaatataataaagtatagttatgtgaaatattatttgatgagATGGGATATGATCCAGGATGGTTAGATCAAAGTAGAAATTTTGAGTATTGTGATTGAATGAAGtctagtcgataacttggtaacatcaaaaaacaaaggaaactctgccgaattttttttttaaatcccatAATCTTAGAAATACTATTCAATACTTGATATTAGTAAAGAAATGTTTGAGATTTCATGACATTATAATCTGAGGGTGTTACATGAATTGACTTTGTTAATGTCTTTGTCGAAATTCTCTTAATCTGACCTGCTGGGAATTCAAGTGtagttgttgttgctgcttctGTGTTGTTATGAGAAGGTGAATTCTATTGGGAGATGAGAATTGAAAGTGTGTGGATTGTAGATTTAAGAGATTAGGTTTCTTCATTTCTGTCTTCATCGTTTAGTTTGACAGTATAAGGTAAAACGACGTggttttacttttatatatatatatatatatatatatatatatatatatatatatatataatagtcgGGTCTCAGTTGAGTTTACCCGAGTCGTCCGGATCCCGGGTCAATCGGGTTTTACTAGGCTAAATCCCAACTAGTTTTTTCTTAGACTTGGTCTGGTTTCAAGCCTGGATCAATCGGGTTCCAGGTCGATCCGCTGGCCGAGTTTTAAATCTGTGTCTGTAATAACTCATTTCTTGGTATatcaaagaaacaaattaaatcatcaaagtagGGCCCATGATGGATCGCATCACATCTACTGCTCCTTGATAATCCGATGGAGGAAAACAATCGATTGGTTACAGCTATCGTAGACCATTGTCACACTATCTATCTTCACCCTCTTATCCAGCTGACAATAAATTTGACAGATTGagaaattgatatataaaataaaaagaaatggtgaATTAAAGTAGCAGTTAAAAGTTTAGTGAAATGACATCACGGTTCTGAACGTCatatttaattacattttattttttaaaattatgatatttaatcgtaattacaataaaattttaattcacaaCAATAACACCAATTAAATTTAGAATGAATCGGCTGGTTTATTATGATAAGTTAAATCAATAGACTAATTAAcactaaaaattagaaaacaattattatgtgaagattttttttttgagattttaatttgaatatattttttagtttttaagttgaataaaaatatatattttaacttataaaattataatttttatttaaaatagtcaatcaatttatacaattaaattaatttacagaCTAGTTAAACTAGAAGATTGGTTATAAAATTACTGATTAaattatcaagttttaaaaagtgcgataattatattattttatttaaaattaataataattattaaatattatgaaaaatatgctatttcatgaaatagtttttaattgatGCTGACAAAAGAAGAGTTAAAGGTGTTTCCAGAAAAACTGTAGCTCatgtgaattaattaaattttatatcagttaaataataaaaaaaatgggatccttttttaaatatctttatacTGAAAgagtaattaataattttaaaaacacctcattttattatattaatttgatgaatttaaataaaaaaagctccCATTACAAAATCGCATGCCTTCCTCCTTTGAAGGtaatttaaaattgagttttttttaataaaaattttgcttaaaattattttttatttttttgaatgattttaatgtgttaatattaaaaataaattgtttttaaaaaatttcttttttaatatatttttaaataaaaaatattttaaaaaactacaaatCCTTTATCCGCTATTACCAGAGTTTGAGTCTGTTCAAACAGTAGACAACGTGCACATACGGCAGCGGTTGCTTTAAATGGTTAGTGGTCCAAATGCAATCAATGTCGAAGAAAAGATGGGTAAGATAGCAAGATGGAATTTGCTAGCATAGTTGCACttgcattcttttttctttttttttttaaatatagtatcTATTAAgtacaatattaatattgtgatttgttaattaataaattaaacgaTTGGACCGTATATGATTAATGGAATAAACATATGAAGTTTCCCATCGTGAGATCTTCTTCGGTTTGGTGCCAACATCGCCCGATGGGGCGCAAGATCTCACGACCAACTATTGGATGAATCCTGTGGGtgtattcaacaaattaaaagaaaaaaagaaagaaaagaaaattatgtgATCATGTGACGTAGAGATGGAACTTATCTGAAATCTATAAATATGCACAGACAAGAAAAACACAACACATTTTATTAGCCTCCTCATCGTTTCTGTTTGCCCTAAGAATGACAAGTTTCTCAAAGATCCTCAGCAAGACTGATATTAAGAAGAGACTGACAGTGCCTATCAAGTTTCTCAAATCTCTTCCATCATTCGACGGGGGCCATGCCGTAAAGTTTGAAGCTAGAGATGAGGGAGGCGAAGCCTGGGCCTTTCAGTGCTCCGTCCGCCGGAGAGGGCACCCGAAGCCAGTCCTTACACGGGGTTGGAAGGCTTTCATCAACAGCAAGAAACTTAAAACTGGCGACAAGGTCAGTTTTATTAAATGTAAGAATCGAGCTACCGCAAAAACCTCTTACAGAGTTCGTGCTGAAAAGGAAATCAAGATCTTTGGAGCTATTATTGGGTATGCTCCATTGTAGCCCATTTCCTGTATTGACTCTGTAGCATAAGCTAGTAAATAATAGAATGGCAAGAAGTAGGTAGCCGGGTGCCTTGTCCACTGGATCGAGTCCCATTTGTACTTTTCCATTTTATTACTGCTCTGTTTACTTTTGAGCATGAAGTATAAATGGCCATCCATTTTTTCTTGCCTCTACTATTTTCTTCtgtagtttttcatttttgctTTGTCAATGAGGTTGACTCTGTGAGTTCCGAGATTCAATCTAGCTAACTCAGTGACTTGAATATCCTGCGCACCAGACAGGGAAGACCAAGGTTATTAGTGCTGCTGCCTTATTATCCAAGACTGGATGAATTAGAGACAAGTTTCTTATCAAGCGACCCTTTTGGAGTTTTAAGTTTGGCGTTTCTTGAGTTCTCATATAATATTAATCTTTGCTGCTTCTACATGCCCaaaccaggtttttttttttgaattttttttgtttagaaacaCTTCTTTTTCGTGACAACACAGTATATTTTATTGGCATACTTCTTAACTCCgattaataaattatacttaaaataatattctgtaaaaaacaatatttagaattaaaaattaattaaacccaatataacttaaatttaaaatcaaataaaactaaatgtaTTACTAGTCAAAgatcacaaattaatttaataattaaaatattaaattctataAATCAAAGAAACTTCCAAGCAACCACTTGAAATTCTACTTCTTTTTCAAAccatctacaaaaaaaaaacgggggggggggggggggggtgggtgCTTTACACTtagtaaataatatttcatctttttaatttagttagaCAAAACATGCTAAAACTTACTAATtaatacatataacttaaaatcaattcatttattaaaccaaaatattaatactttcaaaGATTCAAAAGTCCAAAAATGAACTTAtaaatcatttatatatttaaataattcaaaccaataattttaaacacaaaTATGGATTGCATGctcatatttaaaattaaatttagagtTAAAAGAATACAATTACtctaattacaataataatggGTTATAGTTTACTTTATAACCaagcattaaattttaaataaacatgtttataaatatcaatttataacCCTGAAAGACAGGGTCCAAAACATACAGTTACTCGTACTCAATTAACTTCATATTCATATTCAATCCATAAAAagttcacaaaaacaaaatacattcaAAATCATATCCAAAACGCTTTGCAATCATAAAAATACTTtcacaaaataattaacattattTACAAATCATTTATCATGCTAGATTCAcctaatttgcaagaaaaaaatattttaattataaaaattcatttagtatataaatatatattttctaactcaaaataactaataaaacagataaaaaattacttaCCTGATAAGAAAATCCAACATTAGCCTTATACAACCTAGCACTCTTAACAACCTAACAGTaacaattattataaattatatgtttaaTAATATCCAATGCAATACatgagttttcttcttcttcttttaattcctAATTTACTGAAAGCTTAAATATACCACTAGTTTAAATAACTCTGAAATCCCCTTCAAAAATCACCCAACACTAGAATGATGTTATTATAACCTCTTGTTATActtataaaatatctatttttttaatgattaaattcaaagaataaTATGTAAAACATCTGGTAAttataatccaaaaataataacagtATAAACTTTAATCAGAAAAggatatgaaatatttttatttcaagtaaaGCAGTactataagaataattaaaatggAGGTGTCAAGAATTATTAACTACaactttttatagaaaataattaaataaattcatttagaAATGAAGTTATTTATGAAACACTTccacatattaaaattatacataCAAATCAATTAACTTTAGTATattgaaacatttaaaaatgAACTATTAAAGTTTTTCACACTccaaaacaaatttcaattattaacttataaatttaaataattataaataatttttcaaaaattcataaaactctaaaaatatatttaccaaATTGTGTGAAATGTCTTAATTGTCCCTCAATCATTATTGTCCAATTACTCATGATAATGTTGTTCTTTCCTATTCAATTTTTcacaattatgattttatttagtaattagtaagaaatattttatcgACATTTTTCTAACAATACTTAATATGTTGGAAATAAAGTTTCAATATGTTCCCGGTgatctgttttttctttattttttttcttttttatgtgttaGTTTAActtatttcttctctttttttattgtttttatttattgatattaaatctCATATCTTGGTGGTTACTTAATTTTCAtggaattttaaattattttttttattaaagttaattaatttaaaagaaagatgGATTTCGAACATATAACCGTTGTTCTAGCAgttgttttcaaatattatttgtataaaactcttttaaaaaatgtgtTTACTGTTAGAATGAGAAAAGCCCGTCAAAAACGGCACTTTTGcgatttatttcttctttaagGACTTACAACCGGGCGATGGTCAAGGAGATGGCGTGCGTCTCCACAGACCACATTCACACCAGGCGTAccacatatttaaattaaacattaagTAAACACATCATAATCCTTGAAGATTTAGATTCTATGATAATTTAAAGTATCGACTTTTTTACAAATACAATGAATCTCAATATGAGAATTAGGCACTTGAAACTTGGATGTtaagaaatgttgtttttttagctaGAGTTAGCAACATTGGTTATAActgtgtttctaaaaaaaattaatatttttttgtttaaaattaattttttatatttttaaattatgttgatatgtttatattaaaaataatttttaaaaaataaaaaatattattataatatattttcaaacaaaaaatattttcaactgtaattattatcaaattCTCAAGCATTCTAATCCAAAACCACCATAATTCTATAttgattctgattttttttttaaaaaggactCCCATCAATTTCATCTCGACAATGAAGCGAGGGGTACAAAGACTACATAGCATTTAATTAATTCCAATGCTATGGTTATAATTAGCTTGACATCAATAAGTGAGGTGTTTGGCTTAGTAGAAAACTGGATTCATTAGTCACGTTGCTCTTATTTCATGTTCAAATACAGAGAATGGCTTGTGGCTGCAAGAAAGATTCATTAGTCACCTGCTTCTAGAGTAGGGTTTTTGGCATCTTTGACTATTTTTCAACAAAGATTAATAGCTTGCTCGAGAATCTGGCTGGCCGCgtgcttttaattcttttttttaatttttaaaaaagtttttaattattttgatatgaatataaaaaaaaattaaaaaaaaaagtgttaacaCAGTAACAAACACACTGTATTACTTAGCCAAGGGagccaaattaattaattaatctagaaTGAGGAAACTAATGTAACCCATCTCTTCCATAGAATTAGTCCCACCACCTCTATTATCCTTTGCCGACAAACAATAATTAACCTAAAATCTCGTACATTTTTCCACAACAAATGTAGTACCATTTTCCGACAACTAGCTTGTCTTCACtagaaagaaataatatttttcagatGAAATCTTAGAACATTGAAGGTGACAGACCCCATCCTGATGCAGAGCATGCGTGGCAATATGGCAGATTCGACAAGCCACGACGACCAGCAAAAGTCTAGAAGCAGAAaaatttacattgttttttataatttttatatgctaatactaaaattcaaaatatatatatataaaaaaatcattttgatatattttaaaataaaaaactattttgaaaatcACTCGTGTCATAATTTCAAATATCTTAATCAATGGAGAAGCGATTTATAGCACGAGTTACACGGCAGAAAAAGGTCAGCAGTGGGACCCACATGTTTGGGGCCCTTATCCACTTGGCTTATATGCAGATTCTCCAGCCTCAAATATCTCTAGTAAAGTCGATGACTGTGCAAGCGGTTTAAATCAAGGAAGCCAAACAGAGACTCGTACACTAGCATTATTTCAGCCGCATTAATTGTTTTCGACTTGTTATGGAATCCGGTACGGTGGTACTTGAATTTTGTGTACTTGAATTTTAACGTCTAAAGaacaaaaatccaagaaaaaaaaaagcaattaaaacaTGTTCAGACAGGGTAATTTGTAAAGTTAGTCATGCGTGCACTctattagatttaattaatttttattttattttatgatatgataaaaaataaaaattaacttaaaattaatgaaatattaaaaaataaaattaagcataGAATTCCATAAAAATACaacaccaattaaaaaaataaataaaaaacaaccaatgAGCACGGGCTTGGAGAcaggtaaatatttttttatttttgtttaacccACACTAGTTGATAATGTATTGTTTGCTGAGCTACAACTTAGATTTTAGCAACCATAGTaattatcatgaaaataaaaaaattttagtttttgaatggACAATTCATTTTCCGACCCATTTTCACCTTAAAAACACTTCTCGAGCACCCTAAAAGCTTCCTCACTTCATTTAATAACCTCGAaacaactttaattaaaaaatcgaacaaaaaaaaatctttaaattaagtttgttgtcttttttcatgaaagtttaaagataaaaatcattatcatcaaaCTCTCTTTATCAATCAAAACTTGTTAACACCAAGAATTGCAAGTTTCTTTGCTAAAAAATGGATAaatcgataattttttttttattttctagtaagtttttctcttttttctctaagtgagggactaaaaaattaataaaataaaattttgtatcaAATAAAACTTGTTGTGTGTTTGTGGTTGACCATTTATTTTATGCATATTCtactttttaatcttttaacttgtaatttgatatttttactataattccAAACCTAATTTCGTATAATCAGGGCTTGAAAAGAATGTAACTgcaagataacaaaaaaaaaaaaaaaaaaagaaaaacaaacacgaaaaaaagaaggagatgCATCGTTGTTCATAAATCTAATTAGGCCTGATAAGGAAGATTTTGCAAGaccaaaaaaactttgaaaaaaaaggaatttcaTTTCTCACTTCTTGAAAATGTACAGGTAATACTCGAAGCAAGAGATCCCTCATCTCCCGCCCTCCCCGTCGATTCCTCATCCAACGCCAGAGTAACTTCCAAGATGGGAAGCCAATCTGACTCTGAAGCCAATGCCTCAAAGAAAATCTCCAACAGGGCCTTCTAGAAAGACCAATCTACCTGGGAAAACAAAactaaagatatatatatatataatattttattataaatacaagattttataaataaaaattaatcaataaaataataaaataatattaagtaGTATTAATAAAAGATCTGATGTCCTtccaaatcaataaataaaaagagattagaaatttttttaaagcaagaaagacaaatcaaacatactttttaaagtcaaattaaataaacttttaaagcaTCAAATCTTCAAATTTTGCTTTGCGATACACACTTAAATACACACTTGAATTCGAGTTCTTGTAAAGTACAAATCTCAACTTGATGTCACtactaattaaaattattacaagtcaattttttttaaaaaaattaataataattttatttatttacataaatatttttttaaaaaatacatgtacttatttaatttttagatactCAAATTTATATTGCACGTACAAGAAACACGTAATGTATATGCAATAAAAGAAGAATCTTTCACAGAAACAGGACAAATCCCGTGGACCAGACAGAGTAAACGATCCACTACCACCACTTGTAGGTGAAGAAAGGTAACCATAAACTTGCATCGAGTAAGAAAGGTACATAAGTTAAAAACACACTTTAACAGCGCCAAAGTTACACCCAAATTCGACACTCAAAAACcaagtataaaaaacaaaaattcaaaaacaaagcCTACAAACCTCATTTGGTTGCTTTCCTGTAAGTTTCGCTTGAGAGCTAGTTTGTTTCCGAAGCATGCCTTAATCAGCAATGCAGTTAAGAATTAAAGACTATCCTTAAGCATATTAATTACCGATAATTACTGATTAAATTCTCTCAGAGGTGATCTTGCCCATCTcagccttttcttttgcttacGTTTTATAGTTCCAGCGAAGGGGATTCATGCTTTGTTGGATTTTCTGCCTCGGCTTAGTTTCCTCGCCTTCATAATTTCACTGGCTAGAAGGATGAGAAGCTGTTTGCGTAGTTATTTTCTTACAAATCTTTTGCAGTTGTACGTTCCAGCTGATGAGCAAAATTGTTAAAGTAGTTTCTGATAAACACAGTTAAATGATTTTTCTGCAGAAAAGGGAATGCTATTAATCAGTGAAATGTGAGGAAAAAAACAGTGATATTTTAGACTTGTTCATGTTGATCTTTTCTTGTTACGAATTTCATTTTTTAGGGCTAGAAACCGAGGTGAAACGTGTTGCCAATGCATTTATAAAACATATAGAAAAGACAAAGTCAGTGATAAAGGCTAAAAATATCAGACGTTCAGTTAACAAAAACagatataattttagttttgatcattggatatatataaatttgatgaGGAAACTCTACAGGTCCAATTCTACAGAGTTGGCGGATATGCCCAGGTGCTATAACACATTTCAATTACTGAAGAAATCTCAGGAAGCCTTCAAATTAGGCAGTGAAGTTgttgtttttgctattttaattattttctgtttaatttcgaatcttattatttttactacttAGCTTCGAGTTCTTTTGATTAGATGAGTTTTATCTTTATATAGATAGTTGatgtgttaattttcttgtcagattattgaataaaaagactttttagaatatattaaagtttttctttaatagtTTCTCTACAATTTAGTTTAGAACTATGAGATTAAAAACCTGAGATTCTATCAACCTTACCTTAGAAACTGATCCTTTACAATGGATCCTTAGAATCCAGTTAATCCATGGCTAGCTGAAATGTGAAAGGAAAATAACTCCTTGGCCAGATAGCATATGCCTTCCAACTCCAGGTGTTAAGCACTGAAGCTACGGTGCATCTTTAGAACTTATTGATAGAGGCTGCtgattaatttcataataatttgaaaaatgaatcaATTTCAGGATggattttttccctctttttggAGAAACTTGAAAGAAATTTCTGAAAAACTTTGCCTCGTGTTCATCATTGAAATGGACCAAATATGAATTGGAAAAGCTTTAACTCTATCAAATCTTTTTCGTTCTTAAGCTTGTAAACCTCGTACAAGTTAGAGCCTGCAAAACTGAAACTTATCTTAAATCCTGCTCTGGCAaacaaaaactggttcaaacttAGCGAAGAAAAACCTCTCTGCCTGCTGTGAACAGTCCTACCAGTCTTTAATACCAACGCAGCCAATGACTGCCAGCCAAAAAAACTGCCAACCAAATATGAAATGTGAAAGGAAAATAACTGCTTCGCCAGAGAGCATATTGTTATGGCTTCCAACTCCAGGTGTGAAGCACTGAAGCTACGGTGCATCTTTAGAACTTATTGATATAGGCTGCtgattaatttcataataatttgaaaaatgaatcaATTTCAGGATGGATTTTTTCCCTCCTTTTGGAGAAACTTGAAAGAAATTTCTGAAAAACTTTGCCTCATGTTCATCATTGAAATCGACCAAATATGAATTGGAAAAGCTTTAACTCTATCAAATCTTTTTCGTTCTTAAGCTTATAAACCTCGTACAAGTTAGAGCCTGCAAAACTGAAACTGATCTTAAATCCTGCTCTCGTAaacaaaaactggttcaaacttCGCGAAGAAAAACCTCTCTGCCTGCTGCTGAACAGTACTACCAGTCTTTAATACCAAAGCAGCCAATGACTGCCAGCCGAGAAGAATTGTGCAAGTAATTAAAGCTGTTGAAAATCATGAAAGGTACTTGGAAACATTGATGAAGCAATAAAATATTA belongs to Populus nigra chromosome 18, ddPopNigr1.1, whole genome shotgun sequence and includes:
- the LOC133678811 gene encoding B3 domain-containing transcription factor NGA4-like produces the protein MTSFSKILSKTDIKKRLTVPIKFLKSLPSFDGGHAVKFEARDEGGEAWAFQCSVRRRGHPKPVLTRGWKAFINSKKLKTGDKVSFIKCKNRATAKTSYRVRAEKEIKIFGAIIGYAPL